The Haloferax sp. Atlit-12N region GCTGCTTTGCCGCCTTCATGATGACGTCGCGGGCGTGCTCCTGCCCGATAACTTGGTCGACGAGACGGTCCGGAACGGGAATCTCGTCGGTCGTCTCTATCTGGAGACCACCGAGGAGGTCGTCCTCGTCCACGTTCTCGGCCACGTCGGCGTCGATTTCGACATCGCTCCCGAGGTCGTCGATCGTCTTCTTATCGACCTCTTCGGCCTCGTCGTGCTGGAGCGTCCCCCCGTCGTCGATACCCTCTTCCGAGGGCGCGTCGTCGGGTGAATCCTCCCGCTCGTGGAGGCTGTCGTCGGTGTTCGTATCGTTACTCATAGAACTGTCGTCGCTACTTCTAACGTAGGCCCTGCGACTGATATACTTTCTCCCCGGGTGCATCCGGCGTACCTTGCCGTAACCTCGCGTTTCGACGGCCCTACCACCGGAATACCGGAATTCTCGTAACTCGGCGTATTTATAAGTAATCCGGACTAACGCCCGACGCATGCGGGGGTTCTACATCGGCCGATTCCAGCCGTACCACAACGGCCACCACCGAATGGTCGAAGAGATTGCCACCGAAGTCGACGAACTCGTCCTCGGTATCGGGTCCGCGGGCGACTCGCACTCGCCGCGGAACCCGTTCACCGCGGGCGAGCGAATCATGATGGTCAACAAGGCCGTCTCCGACTTCGACATCACGACCTACGCGGTCCCCATCGAGGACCTCGACCGCAACTCAGTGTGGGTCAGCCACGTCCAGTCGATGTCCCCCGCGTTCGAGGTGGCGTACTCCAACA contains the following coding sequences:
- a CDS encoding nicotinamide-nucleotide adenylyltransferase yields the protein MRGFYIGRFQPYHNGHHRMVEEIATEVDELVLGIGSAGDSHSPRNPFTAGERIMMVNKAVSDFDITTYAVPIEDLDRNSVWVSHVQSMSPAFEVAYSNNPLVIQLFKEAGVEVHQSPMFNREVLEGTEVRQRMIEDRDWESLVPDEVADVVREIDGIERLQRVTATDGSERFGDDEDRDPNPC